One segment of Radiobacillus kanasensis DNA contains the following:
- a CDS encoding ribose-phosphate diphosphokinase produces MVQTYENSRLKVFSLNSNPELAAEIASNIGVPLGQCSVKQFSDGEVQISIEESVRGCDVFVVQSTSEPVNQHIMELLIMIDALKRASAKTINVVIPYYGYARQDRKARAREPITAKLIADLIQKAGATRVISIDLHAPQAQGFFNIPVDQLIGIPILGDYYEKKQLEDVVVVSPDHGSVKRARQLAERLKAPIAIIDKRGPRDYIAGELNIVGNIEGKTAILIDDIVDTGNRVSSGTKALLENGAKEVYACCTHPVLSGMAIEKLKESELKELVVTNSIPLTAEKRLDKITQLTIAPLLSEAIIRVFEYQPVSPLFEDQ; encoded by the coding sequence ATGGTTCAAACGTATGAAAATTCCCGACTCAAAGTATTTTCGTTAAATTCAAACCCCGAGCTCGCTGCAGAAATTGCATCTAACATTGGTGTCCCACTTGGACAATGTTCCGTGAAGCAATTTAGTGATGGCGAGGTTCAGATAAGTATAGAAGAAAGTGTACGTGGTTGTGACGTTTTTGTTGTTCAATCGACAAGTGAGCCAGTCAATCAGCATATTATGGAGTTGCTGATTATGATTGATGCCCTAAAACGTGCTTCCGCAAAAACGATTAATGTCGTTATCCCATACTACGGCTATGCACGTCAGGATAGAAAAGCACGTGCAAGAGAGCCTATTACCGCAAAGCTTATTGCAGACCTAATCCAAAAAGCTGGGGCAACTCGCGTTATTTCTATTGATTTACATGCTCCTCAAGCTCAAGGATTTTTCAACATTCCAGTGGACCAACTTATTGGAATTCCTATTCTAGGTGATTATTATGAGAAAAAACAATTAGAAGATGTCGTGGTCGTTTCTCCGGACCATGGCAGTGTAAAACGTGCCCGTCAACTAGCAGAGCGTTTGAAAGCTCCGATTGCTATTATTGATAAACGAGGTCCAAGAGATTACATAGCTGGCGAATTAAATATTGTAGGAAATATTGAAGGAAAAACCGCTATATTAATTGATGATATTGTGGATACAGGAAATCGTGTGTCGAGTGGGACCAAGGCTTTGTTAGAAAATGGAGCTAAAGAAGTATATGCCTGCTGTACTCACCCTGTTCTATCAGGTATGGCCATCGAAAAGCTTAAGGAATCTGAGCTCAAGGAACTAGTTGTAACGAACAGTATTCCATTAACAGCTGAAAAACGCTTAGATAAGATTACCCAGCTAACGATTGCTCCATTACTAAGTGAAGCGATTATTCGCGTTTTCGAATATCAGCCCGTTAGTCCGTTGTTTGAAGATCAGTAG
- a CDS encoding AbrB/MazE/SpoVT family DNA-binding domain-containing protein, protein MRSTGIVRKVDQLGRIVLPKELRATFQIEEKDPLEIFTEEDKIILRKYESNLTCDVTGEITNENKSFCNGKIVLSPEGIRLLQDELKRA, encoded by the coding sequence ATGAGAAGTACAGGCATTGTGCGAAAAGTAGACCAACTTGGACGGATTGTGTTGCCAAAGGAATTGCGAGCAACCTTTCAAATTGAAGAAAAGGATCCGCTAGAAATTTTTACAGAAGAGGATAAAATTATTCTACGGAAGTACGAGTCCAATTTGACTTGCGACGTTACAGGCGAAATTACGAATGAAAACAAATCATTTTGTAACGGAAAGATTGTCCTCAGCCCAGAAGGCATTAGACTTCTACAAGATGAATTAAAGAGAGCATAA
- a CDS encoding transporter substrate-binding domain-containing protein, which translates to MKKRLIALLALVMSIGLLAACGTSDSTSGDGDGDSEEKTYTVATDANFQPFEYKNPDTGEMEGFDIDLIKAISEEAGFNVEFKTMEFDGLLASMRSGKFPIGIAGISITDERKETIDFSDSYYDSGLILAVPKDSDIASIEDVDGLKVGARQGSTSEAYLKENTDAEVVAYPEIVTAYMNLEKDRLDAVLYDLPNVTYYIKENASDKLKTVGEVLEGQPYGIAFPKDSELVDPVNEALATLKENGKYDEIYKKWFGTEPPQ; encoded by the coding sequence ATGAAAAAGAGATTAATAGCTTTATTGGCACTTGTTATGTCCATTGGTCTATTAGCTGCCTGTGGGACAAGTGATTCCACCTCTGGAGATGGAGACGGAGATTCAGAAGAAAAAACGTACACAGTTGCAACAGATGCAAACTTTCAACCATTTGAATATAAAAACCCAGACACTGGTGAAATGGAAGGATTTGACATTGACCTCATAAAAGCAATTTCTGAAGAAGCTGGTTTTAATGTTGAATTCAAGACAATGGAATTTGACGGTTTACTTGCTTCCATGCGTTCTGGAAAATTCCCAATCGGAATTGCAGGTATTTCCATAACGGATGAACGTAAAGAAACAATTGATTTTTCTGATTCATACTATGATTCAGGTTTAATCCTTGCCGTTCCAAAAGACTCTGATATAGCATCTATCGAAGATGTTGATGGTTTAAAAGTTGGTGCCCGTCAAGGTTCTACGTCTGAAGCTTATTTAAAAGAAAACACAGATGCTGAAGTTGTTGCATATCCAGAAATCGTAACAGCTTACATGAATCTGGAAAAAGATCGCCTAGATGCGGTACTTTACGATTTACCAAACGTAACGTACTACATTAAAGAAAATGCATCAGACAAATTAAAAACGGTTGGAGAAGTACTGGAAGGCCAACCATACGGAATTGCCTTCCCTAAGGATTCAGAACTTGTAGATCCTGTGAACGAAGCGCTTGCGACGTTAAAGGAAAACGGTAAATATGACGAGATCTACAAAAAATGGTTCGGTACAGAGCCTCCACAATAA
- a CDS encoding putative holin-like toxin translates to MGNEVFQTLSLMISLGLLIIAILSFHKK, encoded by the coding sequence ATGGGAAATGAAGTCTTTCAAACGTTGAGTTTAATGATTTCGTTGGGACTGCTAATCATAGCAATTCTTTCCTTTCATAAAAAATAA
- a CDS encoding DUF47 domain-containing protein, with translation MFSKKKDRFSIYLVDFATHLNKAADYLVHSKVTDEASLDTFSQKIKQFETEADEKVHVIIKELNHAFITPIEREDILQLTMGLDDIIDGMEEFSAMMSIYNIYSSDTYIDQFTNYILLCSKEILQSTELLSENKLQDMETHAIKIKDHETQCDTLYRESLRTLFQNQSDPIIVIQYKELYEILEEIADYCQNVASLLQSIIMKNV, from the coding sequence ATGTTTAGTAAAAAGAAAGATAGATTTTCCATTTATTTAGTGGACTTTGCAACCCATTTAAACAAAGCAGCAGATTATCTCGTGCATTCAAAGGTAACCGATGAAGCTTCCTTGGACACCTTTTCCCAAAAAATTAAGCAATTCGAAACAGAAGCTGATGAAAAGGTTCATGTCATCATCAAAGAACTCAACCATGCCTTCATCACACCTATTGAGCGCGAGGATATATTGCAACTAACCATGGGACTAGATGACATTATTGACGGAATGGAAGAATTCTCTGCCATGATGAGCATCTATAACATTTACTCTTCGGATACATATATCGACCAGTTTACAAACTACATTCTTTTATGTTCCAAAGAGATCTTACAATCCACTGAATTACTATCAGAGAATAAATTACAAGATATGGAGACCCATGCGATAAAGATTAAGGATCATGAGACACAATGTGACACGTTATATAGAGAATCTCTTCGAACCCTATTTCAAAATCAGTCAGATCCAATAATAGTCATTCAATACAAGGAGCTGTACGAAATCTTAGAAGAAATTGCAGACTATTGTCAAAATGTTGCTAGCCTCCTGCAAAGCATCATTATGAAAAACGTCTAA
- a CDS encoding inorganic phosphate transporter — translation MDFLLIITILIVIFALAFDFINGFHDTANSIATSVSTKALTPRRAIILAAVMNFIGALTFTGVAKTITSGIADPFQLQNGLAVILAALISAIFWNLLTWYYGIPSSSSHAIIGSITGAVIASSGFEAIQYSGFLKILQALILSPIIAFVVGFLFYALIRVVFRNKNLAKTNKQFRRVQILTAALQSYTHGTNDAQKAMGIITMALIAANLHETTDIPFWVQLSCAAAMGLGTSVGGWRIIKTVGGKIMKIRPVNGVAADLTGAAVIFGATFIHLPVSTTHVISSSILGVGASHRRKGVNWGVAKRMLITWVITLPITATIAAITYFVMSLFM, via the coding sequence ATGGATTTTTTGCTTATCATCACCATATTAATTGTCATATTTGCCCTAGCATTTGATTTTATTAATGGATTTCACGATACCGCTAACTCAATTGCAACCTCTGTTTCCACGAAGGCTTTAACACCAAGAAGAGCTATCATCCTCGCGGCAGTTATGAACTTCATTGGAGCTTTAACTTTTACAGGGGTTGCCAAAACAATAACAAGCGGCATTGCCGACCCTTTCCAGCTTCAAAATGGATTAGCGGTTATCCTAGCTGCATTAATCTCTGCTATCTTTTGGAACCTGCTCACATGGTATTATGGAATTCCAAGTAGTTCTTCCCATGCCATCATTGGTTCCATTACGGGAGCAGTCATAGCCTCATCAGGTTTTGAGGCTATTCAATATAGTGGCTTTTTAAAAATACTGCAAGCCCTTATCTTATCTCCTATCATTGCGTTTGTTGTGGGCTTTTTATTCTATGCACTTATTCGGGTTGTTTTTCGCAATAAGAACTTGGCCAAAACGAACAAACAATTTAGACGAGTACAGATTTTAACCGCAGCATTGCAATCCTACACGCATGGAACGAATGATGCGCAGAAAGCAATGGGGATCATCACCATGGCTTTAATTGCGGCTAATCTTCATGAAACGACCGATATTCCGTTCTGGGTACAGCTTTCCTGTGCTGCCGCTATGGGATTAGGTACCTCAGTGGGGGGCTGGAGAATCATTAAAACAGTCGGTGGGAAAATCATGAAAATCCGTCCCGTTAACGGTGTTGCCGCTGATTTAACTGGTGCAGCTGTAATATTTGGGGCTACTTTTATTCATTTACCAGTCAGTACAACCCACGTTATTTCTTCTTCCATTCTAGGTGTAGGCGCCTCTCACCGCAGAAAAGGAGTAAACTGGGGAGTTGCAAAACGAATGCTGATTACATGGGTGATCACCTTGCCAATAACAGCAACGATTGCCGCTATTACTTATTTTGTAATGAGCTTGTTTATGTAA
- a CDS encoding PRK06851 family protein: protein MTGRERNYYAGGNTAKGFYNLFDSNLQGLESVYILKGGPGTGKSSLIKRLSDTWKERGYDVERIHCSSDPDSLDGLIIPDLKFGVFDGTAPHVLEPKAPGAIENYLNLGIAWDTESLEESREEILDYQEKLSKAYENAYSSFERGLRVHDDLEDIYIKEMDFAKANEVTEELIKKVVGDEQSKQVEGTTRHRFFGASTPNGPVDFIPNLTEDLSKRYFLKGRAGTGKSTLLKKVAAAAEQKRFDVEVYHCGFDPESVDMVVIRELGVCVFDSTAPHEYMPSRHGDEIVDLYETSVTPGTDETYKTEITKFTKGYKQGIKDGVSYLKEAKELHDELEKYYIGATDFSVIDQIYENLHIVLQQLEDK, encoded by the coding sequence ATGACTGGGCGTGAAAGGAATTACTACGCCGGAGGCAATACAGCCAAAGGGTTTTATAATTTATTTGATTCCAATCTTCAAGGGCTGGAGAGTGTTTATATTTTAAAAGGTGGTCCTGGCACAGGAAAGTCCAGTTTAATAAAAAGATTATCGGATACGTGGAAGGAAAGAGGATACGATGTAGAAAGAATTCATTGCTCTTCTGATCCTGATTCGTTAGATGGATTAATTATTCCAGATTTAAAGTTTGGTGTATTTGATGGAACAGCACCGCATGTTTTAGAACCGAAGGCTCCTGGTGCAATTGAAAATTACTTAAATTTAGGAATTGCATGGGATACAGAAAGTTTGGAGGAAAGTCGAGAAGAGATTCTAGACTATCAGGAAAAGCTGTCCAAAGCTTATGAAAATGCCTATTCCTCCTTTGAAAGAGGACTGCGTGTCCATGATGACTTAGAGGATATTTATATAAAAGAAATGGATTTTGCGAAAGCGAATGAAGTTACAGAGGAACTGATTAAAAAAGTAGTAGGAGACGAACAAAGCAAACAAGTTGAGGGTACCACTCGCCATCGTTTTTTTGGGGCTTCCACTCCAAATGGTCCAGTTGATTTTATTCCAAATTTAACGGAAGACTTATCAAAAAGGTATTTCCTAAAAGGGAGAGCGGGAACAGGGAAATCAACGTTGTTGAAAAAAGTGGCTGCCGCTGCGGAGCAAAAACGCTTCGATGTGGAAGTGTATCACTGTGGGTTTGACCCGGAAAGTGTCGATATGGTCGTGATTCGAGAGCTGGGAGTCTGTGTATTTGATAGCACGGCCCCTCATGAATATATGCCGAGTCGACATGGCGATGAAATCGTGGATCTGTATGAAACGAGTGTCACACCTGGAACAGATGAAACTTATAAAACAGAGATTACTAAGTTTACAAAAGGGTATAAGCAAGGTATTAAGGATGGTGTCTCCTATTTAAAAGAGGCAAAAGAGCTTCACGATGAACTGGAGAAATATTATATAGGTGCAACAGACTTTTCTGTTATTGATCAAATTTATGAGAATTTGCATATTGTTTTGCAGCAATTAGAGGATAAATAG
- a CDS encoding amino acid ABC transporter permease, which produces MDQIINSPYIQSLPFLFQGLGWTLLITVIGLFFGFILGGIFGIGKLSKVKFIRAISSVYVEVVRGTPILAQVLFLYYGLSEDLIGLSINAVTAGIIAIAINAGAYIAEIVRGAVYSIAPGQTEAGRSLGLTEKQTLRYIVWPQAFKRMIPPLGNQFIISLKDTSIFSVIAVTDIIYMARQYYNATFEIFETLLMACLLYLLITIPTSIYLRRLERKLDV; this is translated from the coding sequence ATGGATCAAATTATTAATTCGCCTTATATCCAGTCCCTTCCCTTTCTCTTCCAAGGGCTTGGTTGGACGTTACTCATTACCGTAATCGGATTGTTCTTCGGCTTTATTTTAGGAGGAATCTTTGGGATTGGGAAACTTTCAAAAGTTAAGTTCATACGGGCTATTTCTAGCGTATATGTAGAAGTTGTTCGAGGAACACCGATCTTGGCACAAGTGCTATTCTTATACTACGGTCTATCTGAAGACTTAATTGGCCTTAGCATAAATGCCGTCACAGCAGGGATTATCGCAATTGCCATTAATGCTGGTGCTTACATTGCCGAAATCGTTCGAGGAGCAGTTTACTCCATTGCACCGGGACAAACGGAAGCTGGTCGATCACTAGGCCTGACGGAAAAACAAACATTACGCTATATTGTATGGCCACAAGCCTTTAAACGGATGATTCCACCACTCGGAAATCAATTCATTATTAGTTTAAAGGACACCTCTATTTTTTCCGTTATTGCTGTCACAGATATCATTTATATGGCAAGACAATATTACAATGCCACATTCGAAATATTTGAAACTTTACTAATGGCATGTTTATTATATTTATTAATAACAATCCCAACTTCAATTTATTTAAGAAGATTAGAAAGGAAGCTGGATGTATAA
- a CDS encoding bifunctional diguanylate cyclase/phosphodiesterase has product MEYTSYWRLKNTWVTFLIIFSSVVGFFALLFFTSKIIIANNTIDHYEEVMDEVAFDIEADSTQLLEDLQLLGKSIQNEKDLYMQSSEQVNRHLEGISNFSPLIDGGTIVDKNGNVVGYFPTDIAPVKNLSNRIYVQEAIKTKSIYISDVIQARTKRSILVISVPLIDGDEVERVVNLSIHLGDNKLYNILGSSFAAKGLNDTFIVDEQGTIIFVSDVDRLGQTNYFPEIAELVLNRESGHTTIKLDDGTSIHAFYRYISTMEWGIVTFVPTSPPPEVLRAYYPIGLTMFFGSALLVLLIIMLFLSRTRKQMKKLYDAIEYVSAGDYTQQISGIEDRSQVGFVASKFNDMIGHLKVAKEDIQAKTNYSEQQRKFLDRIVNYNPNPIYVMNWDGEFLLVNHEYAALFNKTPEEIIGKKEIDFNPNKKGAERTLDINREVLISNTELRDEEYLFDYKGNMRWFQYGKVPIMALTEDRTHVLYVGTEITELKNQEEQILFQAYHDDLTGMPNRKMFRKELDDLLVYIGDTEYLSALLYFDLDRFKYINDTFGHDAGDSILKSISERLQQTLEDKGAIFRLGGDEFTVLLPHIESRQIAADTSKQILASLSEPYEYNGHRVIITASIGISLFKGGESSYDTIVKQADIAMYQSKVQGKNTFRFYSAEMETVLATKRRLEVDLQQASKRNELSIHYQPIIDNQNGSLVGMEALLRWEHSKLGYISPGTFIPIAEEVGLIEELGEWVLRNACQKARDWQLQGFNPVRLSINLSPLQLKNDTIVDHVRNVLKDTGLDPSWLELEITESSIIENKEEVIQILKRLRALGVSVAIDDFGIGYSSLNSLESLPVDTLKIDKSFMDKLEEKSNDVILSAIFDIAEKLKLTVVAEGIETEEQHTYLKGKYCHKLQGFLFSQPLDDKWSDNLLEKLKRADG; this is encoded by the coding sequence ATGGAATATACATCTTACTGGAGACTAAAAAATACATGGGTCACATTTTTAATCATTTTCTCATCTGTGGTGGGATTTTTTGCTTTGTTGTTTTTTACATCCAAAATCATCATCGCGAATAATACCATTGATCATTATGAAGAAGTAATGGATGAGGTTGCCTTTGATATCGAAGCGGACTCTACTCAGTTATTGGAAGATTTGCAGCTGTTAGGGAAAAGCATTCAAAATGAAAAGGACCTCTATATGCAATCCTCTGAACAAGTTAACCGCCATTTAGAAGGGATCTCCAACTTTTCACCGCTTATAGATGGGGGAACCATCGTAGATAAAAATGGGAATGTTGTCGGCTACTTTCCAACCGATATTGCCCCTGTTAAAAATCTATCAAACCGAATTTATGTTCAAGAAGCGATTAAAACGAAGTCTATTTATATTTCTGATGTAATACAAGCTAGAACGAAAAGGAGTATCCTGGTTATCTCTGTTCCGCTTATAGATGGGGATGAGGTAGAAAGAGTTGTCAATTTGTCTATCCATTTGGGTGATAACAAACTGTACAATATACTAGGCAGTTCTTTTGCAGCCAAAGGACTAAATGATACGTTTATCGTGGATGAGCAAGGTACGATTATTTTTGTCTCAGATGTCGATAGACTTGGACAAACAAACTATTTTCCTGAAATAGCAGAATTAGTGTTAAATAGGGAGTCTGGTCATACTACGATAAAGCTAGACGATGGAACATCGATACACGCTTTTTATCGATATATTTCGACCATGGAATGGGGAATTGTCACCTTTGTTCCGACTTCACCGCCACCTGAAGTACTTCGGGCCTATTACCCAATTGGTTTAACGATGTTTTTTGGATCAGCCTTACTAGTTTTGCTCATTATTATGCTGTTCCTATCCAGAACGAGAAAGCAAATGAAAAAGTTATACGATGCGATTGAATATGTCAGCGCAGGGGATTATACCCAACAGATTTCTGGTATTGAAGATCGATCACAGGTTGGGTTCGTTGCTTCCAAGTTTAATGATATGATTGGCCATCTTAAAGTGGCGAAAGAGGACATTCAAGCGAAAACGAATTATTCAGAGCAACAACGAAAGTTTCTAGATCGTATTGTGAACTATAATCCGAATCCGATATACGTCATGAATTGGGATGGAGAATTCTTATTAGTTAACCACGAGTATGCTGCACTATTTAACAAGACCCCAGAAGAAATAATAGGGAAAAAAGAAATAGATTTTAATCCGAATAAAAAAGGTGCAGAGCGTACACTAGACATTAACAGAGAGGTACTTATTTCCAACACGGAGCTACGAGATGAGGAGTACCTATTTGATTACAAAGGGAACATGAGATGGTTCCAATATGGAAAAGTACCCATAATGGCTTTGACAGAAGATCGTACACATGTCCTTTATGTAGGAACGGAAATTACGGAGTTGAAGAATCAAGAAGAACAAATTCTTTTTCAAGCCTATCATGATGATTTGACAGGCATGCCGAATCGTAAGATGTTTAGAAAGGAATTGGACGATTTATTAGTTTATATCGGGGATACAGAGTATTTATCTGCCTTACTCTATTTTGATTTAGATCGCTTTAAATACATCAATGATACGTTTGGACATGATGCAGGGGATAGCATTTTAAAAAGTATAAGCGAGCGGCTTCAGCAGACTCTTGAGGATAAAGGGGCCATTTTCCGACTTGGTGGGGATGAATTTACTGTACTGCTGCCTCATATAGAAAGTAGACAAATTGCAGCAGATACGTCTAAACAAATATTGGCGAGTCTATCGGAACCGTATGAATACAATGGTCACAGGGTGATTATTACAGCAAGTATAGGAATTAGCTTGTTTAAAGGAGGAGAGTCTTCCTACGATACAATAGTCAAACAAGCAGATATTGCAATGTATCAATCGAAGGTTCAAGGGAAAAATACATTCCGTTTTTACTCCGCCGAAATGGAAACGGTGCTTGCTACGAAGCGCCGATTAGAGGTCGATCTACAACAAGCCTCGAAACGGAATGAACTTTCGATTCATTACCAACCAATCATTGATAATCAGAATGGAAGCTTGGTTGGCATGGAAGCCTTGCTAAGATGGGAGCATTCTAAGTTAGGTTATATTTCTCCAGGTACGTTTATTCCGATTGCAGAGGAGGTCGGGTTAATCGAAGAATTAGGCGAGTGGGTATTGAGAAATGCTTGTCAAAAGGCGAGAGACTGGCAGCTGCAAGGGTTTAATCCCGTTCGTTTGTCTATTAACCTGTCGCCATTACAATTGAAAAATGACACAATTGTTGACCACGTAAGAAATGTTTTAAAGGATACAGGTTTAGATCCAAGCTGGTTGGAACTAGAGATTACCGAATCATCTATCATTGAAAACAAAGAAGAAGTCATTCAAATTTTGAAACGATTAAGGGCGCTTGGTGTGAGTGTAGCCATTGATGATTTTGGTATTGGCTACTCATCCTTAAACTCCTTAGAGAGCTTACCGGTAGATACGTTGAAAATAGATAAATCCTTTATGGACAAACTCGAAGAAAAATCGAACGATGTCATTTTATCTGCTATCTTTGACATTGCTGAAAAGCTTAAACTTACCGTTGTTGCGGAAGGAATTGAAACAGAGGAGCAGCATACGTATTTAAAGGGCAAATACTGTCATAAGCTTCAAGGATTTTTATTTAGTCAGCCATTGGATGATAAGTGGTCTGATAATTTGTTGGAGAAATTGAAACGAGCAGATGGATAA
- a CDS encoding Na+/H+ antiporter NhaC family protein, which yields MSSENLDRAVGNKRIQRLNFRIGAFGAAVPLLFFVIWAITISVLQLSSEVGLVMGAVLGLGLGLFFCKSKWADYAQGLFDGLAQPIGVIAMVAWFYAGMFAQILQVGGLVEGLVWVGAITGLTGGLFVALTFLLASTFSTAVGTGYGTTVAFCTLMYPAGVAVGADPVMMFAAILAGAVFGDNLAPVSDTTIVSAATQDADVPGVVRSRFKYSIAAAIPTLILFAIFGGSENASQNQSAISDMMNQTNPSGLLMLIPFALVLFLALKGHHLITSLSWGILLAVLMIPLLNLGTFGGIIRFNPDSDAIVEGALIDGVSGYMNMAILILLIVASAHLLKLGGTMEVITRTLVKWIKNSVRRAELAIWSIVALLNSAITINTAAEIAAAPFVKEIGEKYKIHSYRRANMLDAVTSALGYIFPWGAPVLLGWSTIKMMKETYEWLPVVDPTSVFPFVFQGWLLVIVMLIAAITGWGLRYQGENGEELKERPKD from the coding sequence ATGAGTTCAGAAAATCTAGATCGAGCAGTTGGAAACAAACGCATTCAACGATTAAACTTTAGAATTGGTGCATTTGGAGCAGCAGTACCACTGCTATTTTTTGTTATTTGGGCGATCACCATAAGTGTTCTGCAACTGTCCTCTGAGGTTGGACTTGTTATGGGGGCCGTACTTGGACTTGGATTAGGTCTATTCTTCTGCAAAAGCAAATGGGCTGATTACGCACAAGGTCTATTTGATGGACTAGCACAACCTATTGGCGTTATCGCTATGGTCGCATGGTTTTATGCTGGGATGTTCGCACAAATCTTACAGGTCGGTGGATTAGTGGAAGGACTAGTATGGGTTGGTGCGATTACAGGCTTAACTGGCGGGTTATTTGTTGCACTTACTTTTCTATTAGCTTCTACATTTTCAACAGCTGTTGGAACAGGATATGGAACAACGGTAGCCTTCTGTACTTTGATGTACCCTGCAGGAGTAGCAGTAGGAGCAGATCCCGTGATGATGTTTGCAGCTATTTTAGCTGGAGCGGTATTTGGGGATAATCTCGCACCTGTTTCAGATACAACCATTGTTTCCGCAGCAACTCAAGATGCGGATGTACCTGGCGTTGTGCGAAGTCGATTTAAGTATTCGATAGCAGCAGCCATCCCGACGCTAATTCTTTTTGCAATTTTCGGCGGGAGTGAAAACGCTTCACAAAATCAGTCCGCTATTTCGGATATGATGAATCAAACAAATCCATCTGGTTTATTGATGCTAATCCCGTTTGCTTTAGTTCTTTTTCTCGCATTAAAGGGACACCATCTTATCACCTCTTTATCTTGGGGAATCCTTTTAGCTGTACTAATGATTCCACTTCTAAACTTAGGAACGTTTGGCGGTATTATTCGATTTAATCCTGATTCCGACGCCATTGTAGAAGGTGCTTTAATTGACGGAGTCAGCGGCTATATGAACATGGCAATTCTTATCTTACTCATCGTCGCTTCTGCCCATCTATTAAAGTTAGGTGGTACGATGGAAGTTATTACTAGAACATTAGTAAAATGGATTAAAAATTCGGTTCGAAGAGCTGAACTAGCAATCTGGTCGATCGTTGCTCTTCTAAACAGCGCAATCACGATTAACACAGCTGCCGAAATTGCCGCGGCCCCTTTTGTTAAAGAAATTGGAGAAAAATATAAGATTCATAGCTATCGAAGAGCGAACATGCTGGATGCCGTAACCTCTGCTCTTGGATATATTTTCCCGTGGGGGGCACCAGTGTTACTCGGTTGGTCAACCATCAAAATGATGAAGGAAACCTATGAATGGCTACCAGTCGTCGATCCGACGTCTGTTTTCCCATTCGTTTTCCAAGGTTGGTTATTGGTCATCGTTATGCTCATTGCAGCCATTACGGGCTGGGGATTGCGTTACCAAGGTGAAAATGGAGAAGAGTTAAAAGAACGACCAAAAGACTGA
- a CDS encoding amino acid ABC transporter ATP-binding protein, with the protein MITVKDLHKSFGSLEVLKGIDAEIKEKEVVCVIGPSGSGKSTFLRCLNLLEDITAGHVTIDGVDLTDKSTDINKLRTDVGMVFQHFNLFPHKTVLENITLAPVKVKGMSAEEARNIGLPLLEKVGLSDKADVYPDSLSGGQKQRVAIARALAMNPKVMLFDEPTSALDPELVGDVLEVMKGLAQEGMTMVVVTHEMGFAREVGDRVIFMDEGIIQEEGDPDQIFSNPQNPRTQSFLSKIL; encoded by the coding sequence ATGATTACTGTAAAAGATTTGCATAAATCGTTTGGCTCATTGGAAGTACTGAAAGGCATCGATGCAGAAATTAAAGAAAAAGAGGTAGTTTGTGTTATCGGGCCATCTGGTTCTGGTAAAAGTACCTTCCTTCGTTGTCTAAACCTATTGGAGGATATTACCGCTGGTCATGTCACTATTGACGGTGTGGACCTAACGGATAAATCAACGGACATCAATAAACTTAGAACGGACGTAGGAATGGTGTTTCAACACTTCAACCTATTCCCACACAAAACCGTATTAGAAAACATTACCCTGGCACCAGTTAAAGTAAAAGGCATGTCGGCAGAAGAAGCGAGAAATATTGGTTTACCTTTATTAGAAAAAGTAGGTCTCTCTGACAAAGCGGACGTTTATCCTGATAGCTTATCAGGTGGACAAAAGCAACGTGTTGCCATCGCCCGGGCACTTGCGATGAACCCAAAGGTTATGCTGTTTGATGAGCCTACATCCGCTCTCGACCCTGAGCTTGTCGGTGACGTACTAGAAGTTATGAAAGGATTAGCCCAAGAAGGAATGACAATGGTCGTCGTTACACACGAAATGGGCTTTGCTCGTGAAGTGGGCGATCGAGTTATCTTCATGGATGAAGGAATCATTCAAGAAGAGGGAGATCCAGATCAAATTTTCTCCAATCCACAAAACCCAAGAACACAATCATTCTTAAGTAAAATCCTTTAA